A segment of the Streptomyces sp. NBC_00376 genome:
TGAGCGGCGAGGACGGCAGGACGGGGCGATGCGCGTCCGCCTCCGAGAGTTCCTCGCACTTCCAGCGGGCGGTCGCGCGTTGCGTGTCGAGCCAGCCGACGAGCTGGGTCCGCTCGTCCGCTGCGTGGGCGGGGCGCTTGCGGGAGGGATACGAGGAGAGGTACGGAGAGGGCGACATGGGCGTCGAAGCTACCCGAGGCGATGTCACACTTCACAGCGCATATCGGCGATGTCACACCTCACGACGCACACCGGCCGGTGCGATATCCAACTCCCCCTCCACCCGGGCGCGTCGCCCTGATACCTTGGCCGACATGTTCCTCTCCCGTGCGTAGGACCCCGTACCGACCGCACCCCTCGCTTCCGACGGGTGCGGCGCTCCGGTGTCCCCGCATGCCCGCAGCGCCCTCTGCCGCGCTGCCCTCACGAGGAACGTATCGATGCTTTCGCCAGCACCCGTGCCTTCGCGCACGCCTTCGTACGCCACCGTCCTGCGTACCCCTCACGCCGCCCGCACCTTCGGTGCCGCTCTGCTGGGGCGGCTCTCGTACGGGATGGTCTCGCTCTCTCTGATGCTGGCGGTGAACGCGAGCGTCGGCTCGTACTCCGTCGCCGGTGCCGTCATGGCGCTCTTCGGGGCGACCAGTGTCTTCCTCTCCCCCGCCCGTGCCGCGCTGATCGACCGGCACGGGCCGCGCCGGGTCCTGCCACCGCTGGCCGGCGTCTACGCGGTACTGCTCGCCGCCCTCGCGTACGCCACCTGGCGGCCGGGGGCCCCGGCGCTCCTGCTGGCGGCGCTCGCCGCCGCCGCGGGGGCCTTCTCACCGCCTCTGGGGCCGGTGATGCGGACCCTGTGGAGCGGTCTCGTCGCCGACCGGGAGCTGTTGCGGCGCGCCTACAGCCTGGACGGTGTCGCCGAGGAACTCCTCTTCGTCTCCGGTCCGTTGCTGGTGGGGGTGGTGGTGAAGTTCGCCTCGCCCGCGGCCGGGATCGCGGCCAGTGCCGCGCTGATCCTCGTGGGCACGCTGGCGCTGGTGTCGTCACCGGCGGTACGCGCTGCGGGCGTGGCGCCGTCGGACGACAAGGCCGCCGGACCGGACGACCCGCCGGCCGGGCGGCGGCTGCTCGGCGTCATCGGGCTGCGGCACGCGGTGCTGGTGACGGCCTCCGTGGGGTTGTGCCTGGGGGGCCTGGATCTGCTGGTGGTGGCATTCGCCGAGCAGCGCCACCAGGGCACGGGGGCCGTGTCGTGGGTGCTGGCCGCGCTCTCGGCCGGAAGCGCGGTCGGGGGACTCGCCTACGGCGCCGTCTCCTGGCGGGCGTCGAACCGGGCGCGGCTGCCGCTGCTGGCCGCCGGACTGGGCGCCGCCGTGGCCGGGGCCGGGCTGTCGCCCGGTGTGTACGTGCTGGCCGCGCTCGCCGCGGTGGCCGGGCTGTTCGTCGCGCCCGCGCTGACCACCGCGTACCTCATCGCGGACGAGTCCGTGGGCGCGGGCAGCCGCACACAGGCCGGTGCCTGGGTGAACACCGCGGTCAACGCCGGGTCGTCGGTGGGTGCCGCGGCGGTGGGTCTGCTGGTGGACCGGCTGCCGCCGGCCGTCTGCTTCGCGGTGGCGGCGGTGCCCGCGCTGTTGTGTGCGGCCGTGGTGGCGCGCGGATCGGCGGCCCGAGGAGCGGTGGCGCGCGAAGCGGTCAGCCGCTCGTGACCGTGGAGGTGCGCACACCGGGTCCGTCCGGTGTGCGCCACTCCTCCCAGACCGCGGCCAGGTCCGCCTCGATCGCCGGCGCCACCGTGTCCAGCAGCCGTACCTGAGCCCCCGGCCCCGCCAGGTCCATGCGGTACGGGTGGGGCCGGCCGGCCGGGGCGGCGCCGAGGGCGGTGACCGAGCCGATGATGCGGTTGGGGCCCAGGATGCCGGGGAGTTCACGCAGGTCCGGGTCCATGAGATCCAGGTCCTCGACCAGCAGCTCGCAGCCGTCGTACGTGGCGTGCGTCATCGCCCGGACACCGCCGCCCCGCTCTCCGGAGCGCCCCAGGACCAGGGTGTCGCGCCACAGCATCCGGGCCCCGGCCGCCAGCGCGACCGCCATCGAGCGCTCGACCGCGGCGCCCCTGGAGATCACGAACGGCCGTGCGTCCCAGCACAGTTCACCGCCCTCCGCGATGTCCACCCGGGCCCGCCAGCTCGACCTGCCGCCTCGATGGTCGTACGCGACCAGGCCGGACGGCTCGACCAGTTCCAGCCGGGCGCCGGGGCCGACCGAGATGTCCAGCAGCAGATCGTCGCCCGCCAGCAGGCCCGCCCGGGTGCCGACCAGGGCGATCCGCAGCCGGTCGGGGGACGGCAGCAGGGGGCGGGGGGCGAGGAAGGCGCCCGGACGCAGTTCGCGGGCGATGTGGCGGCCCGAGCCGTCGCGCTCCACGGCGACGACGGTGGGCTCGGCGGAATCCGCGGTCACGAGCCGTCGTGGCTGTGGTTGTGACTGTGGGGTGCCATCGGGCCCGGGTCGGTGGGGACGTGGGTGCCTGATCGGTGGCGTACGAGCAAATCCCTTACCCAGTCGGCGAGTTCGGCCACGGACACCGGGTCGTGCTTGGAGAGCGCGAGGACCGGCAGACCGTCGCGGGCGTGCGACGCGTCGGAGACCATCGCGGCCACGTCGACCTCCACATGGGGCGCGAGGTCGGTCTTGTTGATGATCAGGA
Coding sequences within it:
- a CDS encoding MFS transporter, with product MLSPAPVPSRTPSYATVLRTPHAARTFGAALLGRLSYGMVSLSLMLAVNASVGSYSVAGAVMALFGATSVFLSPARAALIDRHGPRRVLPPLAGVYAVLLAALAYATWRPGAPALLLAALAAAAGAFSPPLGPVMRTLWSGLVADRELLRRAYSLDGVAEELLFVSGPLLVGVVVKFASPAAGIAASAALILVGTLALVSSPAVRAAGVAPSDDKAAGPDDPPAGRRLLGVIGLRHAVLVTASVGLCLGGLDLLVVAFAEQRHQGTGAVSWVLAALSAGSAVGGLAYGAVSWRASNRARLPLLAAGLGAAVAGAGLSPGVYVLAALAAVAGLFVAPALTTAYLIADESVGAGSRTQAGAWVNTAVNAGSSVGAAAVGLLVDRLPPAVCFAVAAVPALLCAAVVARGSAARGAVAREAVSRS
- a CDS encoding urease accessory protein UreD, with the protein product MTADSAEPTVVAVERDGSGRHIARELRPGAFLAPRPLLPSPDRLRIALVGTRAGLLAGDDLLLDISVGPGARLELVEPSGLVAYDHRGGRSSWRARVDIAEGGELCWDARPFVISRGAAVERSMAVALAAGARMLWRDTLVLGRSGERGGGVRAMTHATYDGCELLVEDLDLMDPDLRELPGILGPNRIIGSVTALGAAPAGRPHPYRMDLAGPGAQVRLLDTVAPAIEADLAAVWEEWRTPDGPGVRTSTVTSG